DNA sequence from the Geminocystis sp. M7585_C2015_104 genome:
TCCCTGTCCGGATCTTCCCCAATAGCTTCCAGTAGTTGGCGTACTGCCTGGATCATCTTTTGTTTTCTGGCTTCGGTGTCTGCCTGGATGTCAATTTCTGCTAACTGTTTGCCGTTGTGTCCGTTGCGCTCGGCTATGCTACCCAGATTCTTGTACAATTCTGTACTTATATAAGAATGGTTGTTAGTAAACTGTTGCTCGTATCTGGAATTTTTGGCGAATTCTGTCATAGGTTGTTTTGACTTGTGATGGACGGAGTGACTGTAATCTGTTACAATGTCTTAATATTTCTTTCCTCAGAGGGGAGGTCCTTGTTAAGATGGGGGAATATCCTCAGAGGACGCCAATAGTAGGGGTAAGAACAAGTTGTTCTATCACCGCCTCCTGGGGCAACAGGGCCACGTGCAGTATGGTTTGGGCGACAGTTTCTGGTTTCAGCATTGCCTCCCGTGGAAGCCGCACCTGCACCGTCTCTGTGTCCCAGATGGGCGTGTTCACTGCTCCAGGACAGATGGTAATCACCCTAATGCCATGACGTCTCTCTTCCTGCGCCAGACAATGTCCAAGGGCCACCAGAGCGGCCTTGCTGACGCAGTAGGCTCCCCAGCCGGGAAAGGGTTGGAGGCCGGCAATGGAGGCCACGTTGATGATGGTTCCCTTGCCCCTCTGACGCATGGAGGGCAACACCCCCACCGCCGCCTGAAAGATGCTGGTGAGGTTTATTCTCATTACCTTTTCCCAGTCTTCCAGGGGGGTATCTTGAAGGGGGTTAGTGTAGCCAATGCCGGCACTATTGACCAGAATGTCAATAGGACCGAACTGTTCGGCCAAAGAGGCAAAGAGACTGCGCACCCCTGCCACTTGGCTCAAGTCCGTGGCTACTGTTTTTACCTCCCCCCCATATTCGGCTACCTGGGTGGCCACTTCTGACAACTTGTCTTCTGATCGGCCTATCAGACACAGGTCTATTCCTGAGGAGGCAAAAGCGATCGCCGTTGCCTTGCCTATACCACTACTGGCGCCGGTGATGATCGCTCTTGGCCTGGTTGGGGTCTTTTCCATGATATTGTTGCTTATTTTGGGTTTTTGCTGGGAAATCGGGAGTTAATCCCTAAAAGGACAGGGCTCTCTTTTTGTCAAAATCACCATAGGCCATTATAACACTAATCGTTTTTTCCTACTGTTTCTTTTGCGGGCGGCCCTCCGCCCACTATAGATTTTAGTCAATTGTTTTCGAGAAAAACACCTATACGACGGAATTTCTGATAACGCATCTCCCGGAGTTTAGAGGGGGGAAATTGGGAGAGATATTCGATATTCTCCAAAATGGCCTGTTTTAGAGTAGCGGCGGCCGCTAACGGGTCAGAATGGGCACAGCCGGGAGGTTCTGGCAAAATTCGGTCAATAATGCCCAATTCTTTGAGTTCCTTGGCGGTAATTTTCAGGGCGGCGGCGGCTTGTTCGGCCTTTTTGGCGTCTTTCCAGAGTATAGCGGCACAGGCTTCTGGACTGGCTACGGTGTAGACGGAATGTTCAAACATCATCAAAACCTCCGCCACGCCTATGCCCAGGGCGCCTCCAGATCCTCCCTCACCTATGACTGTGCTGATGATGGGCACCCCCAGACGGAACATTTCTCTTAGATTGTAGGCTATGGCTTCCCCTTGCCCTAGTCTTTCTGCTTCCACGCCGGCATAGGCTCCGGGAGTGTCAATAAAGGTGATAATGGGCAGGCCAAAGCGGTTGGCGTGTTCCATTAAACGCATGGCCTTTCTGTAACCCCCTGGAGAGGCCATTCCGAAATTCCGGGCTACGTTATCCTTAGTGTCTCTCCCTTTTTGGTGCCCTATTAGCATTACTGGCCTTCCTTCAATACGGCCAATCCCTCCTATCAAAGCTGGGTCATCATAACCCCTTCTGTCTCCATGCAACTCCAGCCACTCGTCTGTAATCGCCTGTATGTAGTCCAGGGTGGATGGGCGACAGGGGTGACGGGCAATTTGTAATTTCTGGGCAGCTGTCAGAGTACTAAATATTTCTTGTCGTAGTTGTTCAGCTCTGCCTTCCAATTCCTCTAACTGCTGGGACACGTCCACATTGTTTTCTGCTGCCAATTCTCTAATTTGTTCAATCCTGGCTTGTAACTCTACCAGTGGCTTTTCAAATTCCAGTAAAAAAGTTCTTTTCTGTGTCGTTTTGGTCATATTATTTCCCTTTTGTCTCCGGCACTAAATTTTCCTTTTTCAATTCTGCTCTTGTTATCCTTCATCAATTATGGGATATCAGGGAAATGGATAACAACAAACCACTGAGGAAGTGGAAATTAACTGCTAGAAATTTGCTGTTTTGGACTTTTTCTGGCTGTGCATGATAGGTATTTACATGGTGAATAAGTTTCCAGGCTGTGGGAATGGAAAACAACACTATTAGGCTTACATAGGGCAGTATTTTCAGTAAAACAAATATAACACTCAAAATATAAAACAACACCACTGCCACAGTTAATACTCTGGCGCCGGTGGCCGTACCTAAACGGACTATGGGGGATTTTTTCCCTGCCGCTAAATCGTCTTTTACCTGGTGGAAGTGGGAACACAATAGGATAATGGCAGTAGAAAGTCCAATTAGACTAGAGGCTATTAGGCTACCGAATGAAAAATTTTTCGCCTGACTATAATAGGCGGCAGCTATGGCTAATGGCCCAAAGGTGACAAGACAAATTATCTCCCCTAGTCCTACATAGCCTAGACGAAAGGGAGGCCCTTGATAGGCATACCCCAAAAAACAACATAGCACAATCAGGCTCAATACTGTCCAGTCCTCTAACCATAGGTTTATGAGGAATACACCTCCCAGCCCCAATAACAGGAAAATGTTACTGATGGCGAAGACAAGACTGGCATTTCCTGTCAGATTCACCACGGAGTGGGCCTTATTTACGTCTACCCCCGTTTCCGAGTCGAATACGTCATTACTCAGATTCAACCAGGCGATTATACAAATAGCAGAAAGCAGGAAAACTATATACACAGTCAGGTGGAATTCTCCTGTTTCCCTGTAGGCCAGGGCCGTCCCAAAACTGACGGGGATTACTGCTACAGTGTACATTGGGGGTTTTATTGCCGCATACCACAGTTGACTCTTGCTAACTTCCTGCTTAACAATAGGTTGTACACCTTCTTCCGTTGTTTTCATAATCTGAACTAAAATTGGATTGTTTCCCCCAAATATTATATTTTCCCTATGTCTTATTTCCTTCCCTCTAATCTTCCTTAACATTTCTTTAAAGACAGTCCTAAAAAGTTTTTTATTTTATAACCTTAGTTCTATGGCAACTATTCCCGAAAGCAAATCTAGTTTTTCCCTTCTTGATAAGCTCCAAGAGTTTAAAAAATTAATTTTTACTAACCCTCCAAATTCCAACTTTCCCCTGTGGACCCTTTCCCAGGAGGTACCCCCTATAGATCCTCTTGTTTTTTTCTCTTTATTTCGAGAGAGTGGACAAGAATGTTTCTACTGGGAAAATCCCAACAAACAAGAGGCGATAGTTGCTATAGGAACTGTTAAAAGTCTCACAATCTCTAGCATTAATTCCGGTCAATTAACCCGGGACAGATTCTCCCTTTGCCAGGATTTTTTTGAAAACAATTGTTTCCCCTATTTTTCTGGTATTAATCCCAGTCCTATTCTCCCTTATTTCTTGGCATATTTCACTTTTTTCAGTACCTGCAGCTTGGATTCTTTCCCCGTCGCCAGTATATACATTCCCCGGCTCCTTCTCACCAAAAGACATTCTCATTATTCTGTTTCTCTATTCTCAGAGTATCAGGTTAACAATTATAGCATATTTTTAGATTTTTTTCAACAGGAAATACCTGATTTTTACTCCTTATTTCCTGTGGGGGAAAAAAGAAGCAGAATTACCATAGAAGATAACAATCCCCAGGAATTTTTGGAGAAGGTGAACAGGAGTCTTGAGGCTATTAGAGAGTGTAAACTAAAGAAAATAGTGGTGGCTCATGGCTTAGAACTGAAAATAAGGGGAAGGTTTAACCTAATAAGAGCCATAGATAATTTGAGGATTAATCATCCCGAGTGTTATATTTTTGCCCTAGGAAATAAAAATAACGAGTACTTCATTGGGGCAAGTCCAGAGAGAATACTGTCCATACGTGGTAACAATTTAATGAGTGATGCCTTGGCTGGCTCAGCCCCAAGGGGGAAAACCCCCGACGAGGATTATAGGCTGGGAATAGAACTGTTAAATAGCGAAAAAGATAGAAGAGAACATCAGGCAGTAAGTGATTTTATTTTTGAGCAATTGAAAAGCCTAGGCCTGAGGCCCAAAAAGGAGCCTCTACAGCTATTAAAACTTTCCAATATTCAGCATTTATGGACCCCAATATCTGCCCAAATTGAAAGGAAAATCAAACCTCTAGAAATATTGGGAAAACTACACCCTACTCCGGCAGTAGCGGGGGAACCAATTGATGTCGCCTGCCAGGAAATATGGGAGAAGGAAAAACTTGAACGAACCCTATATGCTGCACCAATAGGATGGCTGGACGGGGAGGGAAACTGTGATTTTATAGTGGGAATTCGCTCGGCGCTAATAAGACAAAATTCTGCCCGCCTCTACGCCGGTGCCGGAATAGTGAAGGGCTCTAATCCCCAACAGGAATTGATGGAAATAAGACTTAAATTTCAAGCACTTTTACAGGCCTTAATTGCCTCTTAGGGAACTAAATAACGTTAAAATAAAAAAAACACTAAAACCAACAACATACATAACAGGAAAACATGACACAGACCGTCAGTGAAAAAACCCTCGAAACAATGAAACATTTCGCCGAGCAATACGCCAAGAGAACAGGGACTTATTTTTGCGCCGATCCCTCTGTGACAGCAGTAGTAATACAAGGCCTAGCCCGTCACAAGGAGGAATTGGGAGCCCCCCTTTGCCCTTGTCGTCACTATGAGGATAAAGAGGCAGAGGTAAAAGAAGGCTACTGGAATTGCCCTTGTGTGCCCATGCGGGAAAGGAAAGAATGCCACTGTATGCTCTTTATAACACCGGACAACGAGTTCGCCGGCGACAAACAAGAAATCTCCTGGGAAGACCTTACTAGCGTCAAATATTAAGATTTCAATAATAAAACAAGAGCCCCCCCTCCTGGGAGGGCATGGAACTATTTTCCCCATCTTGTCCGTCCTCGCTAATGAAATGTGAGCCGCCGTTGTTCTTTTTCTTGCTTCCTGAGGTATCCTTGAGTTAGGGGGAAAACCCTACTGTTTTGCATTTTTTCACGAATCTATCATATAATAAGTCACGGAAACATTAAAAAAATATTAAGAAAAAATACAGCTATAGTTAATGCTGTAAGGAGGCAAAATGTTTGTTCGCTTGGCACAACAATACCGGGAGTTTGTGAAAGACTTGGTGATGAATCTACAAGCCTTGGCCACCGTCCTGGAGAAAAGGGGCTATATAGCTTCATGTTACACGTGTGGAACAGAGATGAATAGCGCGTCCTTCATGGTGAGTCTGGGAGATAACCACTTAATCCGTTTTCTGGTGTCAGACTACGGCATAACCTGGACGGAAATGCAAGACGATAGAGAGTTAATGAAATTGGAGGGGGCAGAAGCCATTAATCAGTTACAGGAATTGGCGGATTTAGCTAAGTATCAGACTAATGCGGAAAAGTCCCCCCTAGCCAATTTGGATGGAGGGGGCACATCAGTGGAAGGCCATAGCTTGTTGGTGGGGAAAATCTAAGACGGTAACACCCCTTAACTGATATACTGGGATCGTAGTGGTTTAACAGTCCTGGGAATCGGTTTAGCTTTGATTGAACAAGAAACACTAAAGCTGCTGGAATGGCACTTGTTGTGTCAGCACCTTTCCACTTTTGCCGCTACGAAACTGGGCAAAGGGGCTGCTGTCAACTTGGATATTCCTTCCTCGCCACAGGGAAGTTATAAGCTATTACGTCAGACAGAAGAGGTTTTCTCCCTCATCACCGATTCCAGTTGCAATTGGTCCTTTGATGGCATTTATGATATAGGTGTCTCCCTGGAAAGGGCAAAGATGGG
Encoded proteins:
- a CDS encoding SDR family oxidoreductase translates to MEKTPTRPRAIITGASSGIGKATAIAFASSGIDLCLIGRSEDKLSEVATQVAEYGGEVKTVATDLSQVAGVRSLFASLAEQFGPIDILVNSAGIGYTNPLQDTPLEDWEKVMRINLTSIFQAAVGVLPSMRQRGKGTIINVASIAGLQPFPGWGAYCVSKAALVALGHCLAQEERRHGIRVITICPGAVNTPIWDTETVQVRLPREAMLKPETVAQTILHVALLPQEAVIEQLVLTPTIGVL
- a CDS encoding acetyl-CoA carboxylase carboxyltransferase subunit alpha; its protein translation is MTKTTQKRTFLLEFEKPLVELQARIEQIRELAAENNVDVSQQLEELEGRAEQLRQEIFSTLTAAQKLQIARHPCRPSTLDYIQAITDEWLELHGDRRGYDDPALIGGIGRIEGRPVMLIGHQKGRDTKDNVARNFGMASPGGYRKAMRLMEHANRFGLPIITFIDTPGAYAGVEAERLGQGEAIAYNLREMFRLGVPIISTVIGEGGSGGALGIGVAEVLMMFEHSVYTVASPEACAAILWKDAKKAEQAAAALKITAKELKELGIIDRILPEPPGCAHSDPLAAAATLKQAILENIEYLSQFPPSKLREMRYQKFRRIGVFLENN
- a CDS encoding 2-carboxy-1,4-naphthoquinone phytyltransferase, whose amino-acid sequence is MKTTEEGVQPIVKQEVSKSQLWYAAIKPPMYTVAVIPVSFGTALAYRETGEFHLTVYIVFLLSAICIIAWLNLSNDVFDSETGVDVNKAHSVVNLTGNASLVFAISNIFLLLGLGGVFLINLWLEDWTVLSLIVLCCFLGYAYQGPPFRLGYVGLGEIICLVTFGPLAIAAAYYSQAKNFSFGSLIASSLIGLSTAIILLCSHFHQVKDDLAAGKKSPIVRLGTATGARVLTVAVVLFYILSVIFVLLKILPYVSLIVLFSIPTAWKLIHHVNTYHAQPEKVQNSKFLAVNFHFLSGLLLSISLISHN
- a CDS encoding isochorismate synthase, whose protein sequence is MATIPESKSSFSLLDKLQEFKKLIFTNPPNSNFPLWTLSQEVPPIDPLVFFSLFRESGQECFYWENPNKQEAIVAIGTVKSLTISSINSGQLTRDRFSLCQDFFENNCFPYFSGINPSPILPYFLAYFTFFSTCSLDSFPVASIYIPRLLLTKRHSHYSVSLFSEYQVNNYSIFLDFFQQEIPDFYSLFPVGEKRSRITIEDNNPQEFLEKVNRSLEAIRECKLKKIVVAHGLELKIRGRFNLIRAIDNLRINHPECYIFALGNKNNEYFIGASPERILSIRGNNLMSDALAGSAPRGKTPDEDYRLGIELLNSEKDRREHQAVSDFIFEQLKSLGLRPKKEPLQLLKLSNIQHLWTPISAQIERKIKPLEILGKLHPTPAVAGEPIDVACQEIWEKEKLERTLYAAPIGWLDGEGNCDFIVGIRSALIRQNSARLYAGAGIVKGSNPQQELMEIRLKFQALLQALIAS
- a CDS encoding ferredoxin--nitrite reductase, coding for MTQTVSEKTLETMKHFAEQYAKRTGTYFCADPSVTAVVIQGLARHKEELGAPLCPCRHYEDKEAEVKEGYWNCPCVPMRERKECHCMLFITPDNEFAGDKQEISWEDLTSVKY